From one Flavobacterium kingsejongi genomic stretch:
- a CDS encoding dipeptidyl-peptidase 3 family protein → MKLQTFAGLFLASAVLLSCNKEKTAVAEKEAPKTKTENSDYKVDQFADIEVLRYKVPGFENLTLKEKKLVYYLTQAGLSGRDIFWDQNYKHNLKIRKALENIYQNYKGDKNAQDWTNFEIYLKRVWFSNGIHHHYSNEKIKPDFPQGYFIKLLSDTKTTLEPEVVSILFNDVDAKKVNLDESKGLLSGSAINFYDKGITAKEVEDFYAKKTSPDPKRPYSYGLNSKLVRNAKGELEEKVWKSGGMYGAAIDKIVFWLEKAKTVAENKKQGDALGLLISYYKSGDLKTWDDYNIAWLQATEGNIDYINSFIEVYNDPLGYRGSYESTVQIKDFEMSAKMEVISKNAQWFENNSPLQPEHKKKKVVGITYKTVVVAGESGDASPSTAIGVNLPNSDWIRAEYGSKSVSLGNIIDAYNHAGGSDKVKEFANDKEEIELEEKYGEIADKMHTALHEVVGHASGQINPGVGTPKETLKSYASTLEEGRADLVGLYYLYSPKLQELGLVDDWQKVGKAAYDGYIRNGLMTQLVRLDQGADIEEAHMRNRQWVSAWVFEKGKKDNVIEKITRDGKTYFNITNYEKLHELFGELLKETQRIKSEGDYNAGKALVENYGVKVDQKLHKEVLERNKKFNAAAYKGFVNPVLVPKTDAKGEITAIEIQEPKTFAEQMLFYSKNYNFLPDTN, encoded by the coding sequence ATGAAATTACAAACATTTGCCGGCTTGTTTTTGGCTTCGGCTGTGCTGCTTTCCTGTAATAAGGAAAAAACGGCTGTAGCAGAAAAAGAAGCACCAAAGACGAAAACTGAAAATTCCGACTATAAAGTAGATCAGTTTGCCGATATTGAAGTACTGCGGTACAAAGTACCCGGATTTGAAAACCTGACACTGAAAGAAAAGAAATTGGTATATTACCTCACACAAGCCGGGCTTTCCGGGCGTGATATTTTCTGGGATCAGAACTACAAGCACAACCTGAAAATCAGGAAAGCACTGGAAAATATTTACCAAAATTACAAAGGCGATAAAAATGCACAGGACTGGACTAATTTTGAAATTTACCTGAAAAGGGTATGGTTTTCTAATGGGATCCACCACCATTATTCCAACGAAAAAATTAAACCGGATTTTCCACAAGGCTACTTTATCAAATTGTTATCGGATACCAAAACGACTTTGGAACCTGAAGTTGTATCCATCCTGTTCAATGATGTAGATGCTAAAAAGGTAAATCTGGACGAAAGCAAAGGATTGCTTTCCGGCTCTGCGATTAATTTTTATGATAAAGGAATTACCGCTAAGGAAGTAGAAGATTTTTATGCTAAAAAAACCAGCCCGGATCCTAAAAGACCGTATTCGTATGGGCTAAATTCCAAATTGGTACGCAATGCCAAAGGGGAACTGGAAGAAAAAGTTTGGAAAAGCGGCGGAATGTATGGTGCTGCAATCGATAAAATTGTTTTTTGGCTGGAAAAAGCAAAAACAGTAGCCGAAAATAAAAAACAGGGCGATGCTTTAGGGCTCCTGATCAGTTATTACAAATCCGGAGACCTGAAAACCTGGGACGATTATAATATCGCATGGTTACAGGCTACCGAAGGTAATATTGACTATATCAATAGTTTTATTGAAGTGTATAATGATCCTTTAGGCTATAGAGGCTCTTATGAGAGTACAGTACAAATTAAGGATTTCGAAATGTCAGCCAAAATGGAAGTTATTTCTAAAAATGCCCAATGGTTTGAAAACAACTCTCCTTTACAACCGGAACATAAAAAGAAAAAGGTAGTAGGGATTACCTATAAAACGGTAGTTGTAGCCGGAGAATCCGGTGATGCCTCACCCAGTACTGCTATTGGGGTAAACCTGCCTAATTCTGACTGGATTCGTGCAGAATACGGCTCTAAATCGGTTTCTTTAGGAAACATCATAGATGCTTACAACCATGCCGGAGGTTCGGATAAAGTAAAAGAATTTGCCAACGATAAGGAAGAAATAGAACTGGAAGAAAAATATGGTGAAATAGCGGATAAAATGCACACGGCACTGCATGAAGTGGTAGGGCACGCTTCGGGTCAGATTAATCCGGGAGTAGGCACACCAAAAGAAACCCTGAAAAGTTATGCTTCCACACTGGAAGAAGGCAGGGCAGATTTAGTAGGCCTGTATTATCTCTATAGTCCAAAACTCCAGGAACTGGGATTGGTAGACGATTGGCAAAAAGTAGGAAAGGCGGCTTATGATGGTTATATCCGAAATGGATTGATGACACAATTGGTACGTCTGGACCAGGGGGCAGATATTGAAGAAGCACACATGAGAAACCGTCAGTGGGTGAGTGCCTGGGTATTTGAAAAAGGGAAAAAGGATAATGTTATCGAGAAAATCACCCGTGATGGAAAAACCTATTTTAATATTACAAATTATGAAAAACTGCATGAGCTTTTTGGTGAACTATTGAAAGAAACCCAAAGGATAAAATCGGAAGGGGATTATAATGCCGGTAAAGCACTGGTGGAAAATTATGGTGTTAAAGTAGATCAGAAGTTACACAAAGAAGTGCTGGAACGCAATAAAAAATTCAATGCAGCAGCTTATAAAGGATTTGTAAATCCGGTACTGGTACCGAAGACGGATGCAAAAGGCGAAATTACCGCCATTGAAATCCAGGAACCTAAAACCTTTGCGGAGCAGATGTTGTTTTATTCCAAAAATTACAACTTCCTTCCCGATACCAATTAA
- a CDS encoding response regulator, with the protein MITIAIAEDHQSLIDGIKLLLEFEEDIQIVGEANNGEDLLQIVRSKQPNIVLTDIRMPKMDGITAAKIIRKEFPECRIIAFSMFEQDEAVQQMIDTGASAYITKNSSLKLLLTAIKAVANNETYFEADIKKSEHRDTTNSPISPREKEILELIAQGKTSQEIAEQLFIGKSTVDSHRKNLLRKLNLQGKSELLRYAMDKKYKF; encoded by the coding sequence ATGATTACAATTGCCATTGCGGAAGACCATCAATCCCTGATTGACGGGATCAAACTATTACTGGAATTTGAAGAAGATATCCAGATCGTTGGAGAAGCCAATAACGGAGAAGATTTATTGCAAATTGTCCGTAGCAAGCAGCCTAATATTGTCCTTACCGATATCCGGATGCCGAAAATGGATGGCATTACCGCGGCCAAAATCATACGAAAGGAATTTCCGGAATGCCGGATTATTGCTTTCAGCATGTTTGAGCAGGACGAAGCCGTACAACAGATGATCGACACTGGGGCTTCGGCTTATATTACTAAAAATTCTTCTTTGAAATTATTGCTTACTGCTATAAAAGCGGTCGCCAATAACGAGACCTATTTTGAAGCGGATATTAAGAAATCCGAGCATCGGGACACTACCAACAGTCCTATTAGCCCAAGGGAGAAGGAAATCCTGGAACTTATTGCCCAGGGAAAAACATCACAGGAAATAGCCGAGCAACTGTTTATTGGAAAATCCACCGTTGATTCCCATCGGAAAAACCTGCTTCGGAAGTTAAACCTTCAGGGGAAAAGTGAATTGCTACGGTACGCAATGGATAAGAAATACAAATTTTAA
- a CDS encoding sensor histidine kinase, with translation MSLWLCKKLWILPASFFAGSIYAQNDAKLISIEKAIQNGYVESSIKDLNKIQPKTLKKADQAFYNYIFGQAYEQQNKSDYVYSYYLKAKELYKAVDSLDKVAAINLDLAFLIDSQKNNTGKAQHYADEFLAYAKSTKDSKKLARAYAQLGSMNAGLHDEKSLYYFTLAIKQNQIAKDTDIEIGLNNNIAVLHNEYLNQPDSGLYYLKKNLPLIVPQQKYFELCNNYINQASSYHHKKDYKKAIEYLLKADSVPNKQKVKILKSYIYEFLSLNYKLSGNIAKAYDYQQLEYIYSDSIQYDKQNIAIADIQTRYETKEKELENKLLKKENKIIDNKHKASQNLFYGAVALLFISIVIAYLITQNLKRKQKISDQYKEIEKQKLDKQLGEMESSAIDLMLEGQEKERQRIANDLHDNLGSLLAALKLNFDNLRTKNSMPIHDKLYDKTDNLIQEAYQKVRSLAHAKNAGVIANQGLVPAVENLAAKVTIPGKFTINIFPFGLDERIENTMEISIFRMIQELVTNIIKHAEATEANIHLTQHEDSLNIIIEDNGKGMDTRTILRKNGMGLKNIEKKVEHLDGTLTIEAYEGKGTSVVINIPL, from the coding sequence ATGAGTTTATGGCTTTGTAAAAAGTTATGGATATTGCCCGCATCTTTTTTTGCGGGCAGTATTTATGCTCAAAATGATGCGAAATTAATTTCCATCGAAAAGGCTATCCAAAACGGGTATGTGGAAAGCTCGATCAAAGATTTAAATAAAATACAACCCAAAACACTAAAAAAAGCCGATCAGGCTTTTTACAATTATATATTCGGCCAAGCCTATGAGCAGCAGAATAAATCGGATTATGTTTATAGCTATTACCTGAAAGCTAAAGAACTCTATAAGGCTGTTGACAGCTTGGATAAAGTAGCCGCCATTAACCTGGACCTGGCTTTTTTAATAGACAGCCAGAAAAACAATACGGGTAAAGCCCAACACTACGCAGACGAATTCCTGGCCTACGCCAAATCCACAAAAGACAGTAAAAAATTAGCCCGGGCTTATGCCCAGTTGGGTAGTATGAATGCAGGATTGCACGATGAGAAAAGCCTGTACTATTTTACCCTTGCCATAAAGCAAAACCAGATCGCGAAAGATACGGACATCGAAATTGGCCTGAATAATAATATTGCTGTACTGCATAACGAGTACCTCAACCAGCCAGACTCCGGTTTATATTATCTTAAAAAGAACCTGCCATTGATCGTTCCACAACAAAAATACTTTGAACTGTGCAACAATTACATCAACCAGGCAAGTTCCTACCATCACAAAAAAGACTATAAAAAAGCTATCGAATACTTATTAAAGGCCGATAGCGTTCCCAATAAACAAAAGGTCAAAATCCTGAAATCTTATATTTATGAATTCCTTTCCTTAAATTACAAGCTTTCGGGCAATATCGCCAAGGCGTATGACTACCAGCAACTGGAATACATCTATAGTGACAGTATCCAGTATGACAAACAAAACATTGCGATTGCCGATATCCAGACCCGGTATGAAACCAAAGAAAAGGAACTGGAAAACAAGCTGCTGAAGAAAGAAAACAAAATCATTGACAACAAGCATAAGGCGAGCCAAAACTTGTTTTATGGTGCGGTTGCCCTGTTATTCATCAGTATCGTTATTGCTTACCTGATTACCCAAAATTTAAAACGAAAGCAAAAAATAAGCGACCAGTACAAAGAGATTGAAAAACAAAAATTAGACAAGCAGCTGGGTGAAATGGAATCCAGCGCCATCGACCTGATGCTGGAAGGACAGGAGAAAGAGCGGCAACGGATTGCCAACGACCTCCATGACAATCTGGGTAGCTTACTGGCCGCCTTGAAACTTAATTTTGATAATCTCAGGACGAAAAACAGTATGCCTATCCATGATAAGCTTTACGACAAGACTGATAACCTCATCCAGGAAGCCTACCAAAAGGTAAGAAGCCTGGCCCATGCTAAAAATGCAGGGGTGATCGCAAATCAGGGATTGGTGCCTGCAGTGGAAAATTTAGCCGCCAAAGTCACTATTCCAGGTAAGTTTACCATCAATATATTTCCCTTTGGGCTGGATGAACGTATCGAGAATACCATGGAGATTTCCATATTCCGGATGATCCAGGAGCTCGTGACCAATATCATCAAGCATGCGGAAGCTACAGAGGCTAATATTCACCTTACCCAGCACGAAGACTCCCTGAATATTATTATTGAGGATAATGGTAAAGGAATGGATACCCGTACTATCCTGCGTAAAAACGGTATGGGGCTCAAAAACATAGAAAAAAAAGTAGAACACCTGGACGGTACCCTTACAATTGAAGCCTACGAAGGCAAAGGGACATCCGTAGTAATAAATATACCCTTATGA